A single region of the Williamwhitmania taraxaci genome encodes:
- a CDS encoding ATP-binding protein, with protein sequence LDDFGLTAFDDPARNALMDIVEQKYDKTSIIIAAQIPVKNWHETIGEGTIADAILDRMVHSSHRIELTGESMRKNKMKKTQINS encoded by the coding sequence CTGGATGATTTTGGGTTAACAGCCTTTGACGATCCTGCAAGAAATGCCCTAATGGATATCGTTGAACAGAAATATGACAAGACTTCTATTATCATTGCCGCACAGATACCAGTAAAAAACTGGCATGAAACAATTGGCGAAGGAACCATTGCCGATGCAATTCTAGACCGCATGGTTCACTCTTCACATCGCATTGAATTAACAGGAGAGTCAATGAGAAAAAACAAGATGAAAAAAACTCAAATTAATTCATAA
- a CDS encoding sensor histidine kinase, producing the protein MLEEDIISEWYKEFNHSIIDSDILFVALFSTNKELIFANKAITLLFKGDPCESLINPNFDALLLLDNTIPLIFDGFLTLGDYSSINTSISAQIYRKENRLLIIGGVKANHLIEQNITMHKLNRDLGNLQRELIKEKHELEITLRQLNTSNDELEKLNENKDRFISILAHDLKSPFQSILGFLELLIERIHHEDRGRIESQLSMIFSSAQNTYHLLDDLLLWARAESGKITYEPQKQNLAEVCINAIDNLVLNARNKDITITHSIDADIFVFADVNMISTVFRNLISNAIKFTHKGGCISISAIQTDSDVTITVADNGLGIQPEILNKLFNISHKVTTKGTDKETGTGLGLFLCKEFVEIHGGRIWAESEVGKGSDFKFTLKSFVGI; encoded by the coding sequence ATGTTGGAAGAGGATATTATTTCTGAATGGTATAAAGAATTTAATCATTCAATAATAGATAGTGATATACTATTTGTAGCATTATTCTCTACCAATAAGGAGTTGATTTTTGCGAATAAAGCAATTACACTACTTTTTAAAGGAGATCCTTGCGAGTCCTTGATTAATCCAAACTTTGACGCTCTTTTGTTATTAGACAATACGATCCCACTTATTTTTGATGGATTTTTAACTTTAGGTGATTATAGCTCTATTAACACATCAATCTCGGCACAAATATACAGGAAAGAAAACAGGCTACTTATTATAGGTGGAGTAAAAGCGAATCACCTTATTGAACAGAATATAACGATGCATAAGTTGAATCGCGATTTAGGCAATCTTCAGCGCGAATTAATTAAAGAAAAGCATGAACTTGAAATAACCTTACGACAACTAAATACATCCAATGATGAATTAGAAAAATTGAATGAAAACAAGGACCGATTTATTTCAATTTTAGCGCATGATCTGAAAAGTCCATTTCAGTCAATTCTTGGCTTTCTGGAATTACTCATTGAAAGAATTCATCATGAAGATAGGGGTAGGATCGAGAGCCAATTATCAATGATATTTAGTTCAGCGCAAAATACTTATCACTTATTAGACGACCTGTTGTTGTGGGCGCGGGCTGAATCAGGAAAGATAACCTATGAGCCCCAAAAGCAAAATTTGGCAGAGGTTTGTATCAATGCTATTGATAATCTTGTCCTAAATGCGAGGAATAAGGACATAACAATAACCCATTCTATTGATGCGGATATATTCGTCTTTGCCGATGTAAATATGATAAGTACGGTCTTTCGTAATTTAATTTCAAATGCAATCAAATTCACCCATAAAGGCGGGTGTATTAGTATTTCTGCAATTCAAACCGATTCGGATGTTACCATAACTGTTGCTGACAATGGATTGGGCATACAACCAGAAATATTAAATAAACTCTTTAACATATCTCACAAAGTCACCACTAAAGGGACAGATAAAGAAACAGGCACTGGTTTAGGGTTATTCCTTTGCAAAGAATTTGTGGAGATACATGGTGGGAGAATTTGGGCTGAAAGTGAAGTGGGGAAAGGGAGCGATTTTAAGTTTACATTGAAATCATTTGTTGGCATATAG